The following coding sequences are from one Candidatus Cloacimonas sp. window:
- a CDS encoding ATP-grasp domain-containing protein yields the protein MLQLDDLQISIAVSGLKTGDNPQPGVPVIRSLRAAGFKGKIIGFVYDAMESGIYLEDIADEIYQMPYPSTGAESFLTRLGYINSKSKIDVIIPTLDSEIPLYIRLQKELQELGIHTFICTEKQFNLRDKSKLFQYFTSEDITVPKTVLLNSVAEINKAIQDIEFPVFIKGHLYEAYKANNILEAQKFFLELQAKWGLPVILQELIEGDEFNVVILGDGKGNCLGMVPQRKLVITDKGKGFGGVVVNNPALEKFAQKVIKTLSWRGPCELEIIKDKKGAFHLLEINPRFPAWVRLAEGCGQNQPAATVLLALGNQIEELPPFKPGVLFIRHSEDIISNINLLGEISVNGELIRKQIKQEEIK from the coding sequence ATGCTGCAATTAGATGATCTACAAATTAGCATCGCTGTATCTGGGTTAAAGACAGGTGATAATCCCCAACCCGGCGTGCCGGTAATTCGTTCGCTTAGAGCTGCAGGTTTTAAAGGTAAAATAATTGGCTTTGTTTATGATGCTATGGAATCCGGAATTTATTTGGAAGATATAGCAGACGAGATTTATCAGATGCCTTATCCGTCCACGGGTGCGGAATCATTTTTAACTCGCTTGGGTTATATCAATTCCAAAAGTAAAATTGATGTAATAATCCCTACTTTGGATTCTGAAATTCCGCTTTATATTCGTTTACAAAAAGAGCTCCAAGAACTTGGAATACATACTTTTATCTGCACAGAAAAGCAATTTAACCTGCGTGATAAAAGTAAGCTGTTTCAGTATTTTACATCCGAAGATATTACGGTTCCTAAAACAGTCCTTTTAAATAGTGTTGCAGAAATCAATAAAGCCATCCAAGACATAGAGTTTCCCGTGTTTATTAAAGGCCATCTCTACGAAGCATATAAAGCCAATAATATTTTGGAAGCTCAAAAGTTCTTTCTGGAGCTCCAGGCAAAATGGGGCTTACCGGTTATTCTGCAAGAACTTATTGAAGGTGACGAATTTAATGTGGTTATTTTAGGAGATGGCAAAGGAAACTGTCTGGGGATGGTTCCACAACGAAAACTGGTTATAACAGATAAGGGAAAAGGTTTTGGAGGAGTAGTGGTAAACAATCCTGCTCTGGAGAAATTTGCGCAGAAAGTGATAAAAACACTTTCTTGGCGAGGACCCTGCGAACTGGAAATTATTAAGGATAAAAAGGGAGCTTTTCATTTATTGGAAATTAATCCTCGCTTTCCTGCCTGGGTTCGCTTAGCGGAAGGATGTGGGCAAAATCAACCTGCGGCAACTGTCTTACTGGCTTTAGGTAATCAAATTGAAGAATTGCCTCCTTTCAAACCAGGAGTTCTTTTTATCCGTCATTCAGAAGATATTATCAGTAATATCAACCTGCTGGGTGAAATTTCTGTTAATGGTGAATTGATAAGAAAGCAAATAAAGCAAGAGGAAATAAAATGA
- a CDS encoding FG-GAP-like repeat-containing protein, whose amino-acid sequence MKRFYMIIGILILSICLWAQPFELDNNVFNPSGVPSFSFSQPRFMDIDGDGDFDFWLGNTNRAPLYIQNNGSATSPAFAPGLDLLSSISYLAAEVSVSADMDADGILDLVTGGYTGLHLFLNGGTNASPIFTESGGYFSGLNTVMNPVPDVADVDGDGDLDLVVGFSEDGRVNVYFNSGTAASGQFSESNCLLLADIGLYAYPIFCDFDLDGKQDILCGRDNYGFIYFQNTGTATNPVWQENNTLFAGLGMSTYWNSPDLVDLNGNGQLDLVFGTADGPLQYYINNGTAQNPSWQENTSLFGGVLDVDGASNPVFYDFDGDGDYDIISGSQMGDIKFYRNTGTAYSPAWQADNAFFASIDHSIYSAVAVGDVDADGLPDVVVGDLNGGLYYHHNTGFGLAEQTGVLPAVSVGGWSCPRLVDMDFDGDLDLVVGNEAGTLVYYRNNGTPTNPSWELVSNFFGSIDVGSNCVPTFGDLDADGDLDLVAGDLFGEIQCFLRQRQNWQEDTTLFNGIETDQNATPALVDLDHDGDLDLVLGDYDGTFKFFRNLMYSNAVLNPPLNPTAEISNEIMVLWDNPTTGSTSPFEHYNIYLDEVLCGSTNDNFWTFSGLETNVTYQVSITAQYIAGESMPVTMEVIILGNEDPVQRPYTLTNFPNPFNPSTQIQFSLAKAEDVSLTIHNIKGQLVKTLYQGKTESGTHTLTWNGNDESGNLCAGGVYFYKLQTKDSVLVKKMVMLK is encoded by the coding sequence ATGAAACGCTTTTATATGATTATCGGAATCCTTATTCTATCAATATGCCTTTGGGCTCAACCCTTTGAGCTGGATAATAATGTTTTTAATCCCAGTGGAGTTCCCAGTTTTTCATTCTCTCAGCCACGCTTTATGGATATAGATGGTGACGGAGATTTTGATTTTTGGTTAGGAAATACAAATCGGGCTCCGCTGTATATACAAAATAATGGAAGTGCAACCAGTCCTGCTTTTGCACCTGGGCTTGATCTTTTGTCCTCAATATCTTATCTTGCCGCAGAAGTTTCTGTCTCTGCGGATATGGATGCGGATGGAATTTTGGATTTAGTTACCGGTGGTTACACAGGTCTGCATTTGTTTTTAAATGGCGGAACTAACGCCAGCCCCATTTTTACTGAAAGCGGAGGATATTTTTCTGGATTGAATACAGTTATGAATCCTGTTCCCGATGTAGCAGATGTGGATGGCGACGGCGATTTGGATTTGGTGGTGGGTTTCAGTGAAGATGGCAGAGTGAATGTTTATTTTAATAGTGGCACAGCTGCTTCCGGACAATTTAGTGAAAGTAATTGTCTCTTGCTTGCCGATATAGGTCTGTATGCTTATCCCATTTTTTGCGATTTTGATCTGGACGGCAAACAGGATATTTTGTGCGGTCGGGATAATTATGGTTTCATTTATTTTCAAAATACCGGCACGGCTACCAATCCTGTTTGGCAAGAAAATAATACTCTTTTTGCCGGTTTGGGAATGTCCACTTACTGGAATTCACCCGATTTGGTGGATTTAAATGGCAACGGACAGTTGGATCTGGTATTTGGAACTGCCGATGGACCACTGCAGTATTACATCAACAATGGAACTGCCCAAAATCCTTCTTGGCAAGAAAATACATCCCTTTTTGGAGGTGTTTTGGATGTGGATGGAGCAAGTAATCCCGTTTTTTACGATTTTGATGGAGATGGTGATTATGACATAATTAGTGGCAGTCAAATGGGCGATATTAAATTTTATCGTAATACTGGAACTGCCTATTCACCTGCCTGGCAAGCGGATAACGCTTTTTTTGCTTCCATTGATCACTCCATATATTCTGCCGTGGCAGTTGGCGATGTAGATGCTGATGGTTTACCAGATGTAGTTGTGGGTGACTTAAATGGTGGACTTTATTATCATCACAATACAGGATTCGGATTAGCAGAACAAACCGGTGTTTTGCCTGCTGTTTCAGTTGGCGGATGGTCTTGCCCGCGTTTAGTGGATATGGATTTTGATGGCGACCTTGATTTGGTGGTTGGTAATGAAGCAGGCACTTTAGTTTATTACCGGAATAACGGAACCCCTACAAATCCGTCGTGGGAATTGGTTAGTAATTTCTTTGGCTCGATAGATGTCGGTTCCAATTGTGTTCCCACTTTTGGAGACCTGGATGCAGATGGAGATTTGGATTTAGTTGCCGGAGACCTATTTGGCGAAATTCAATGCTTCCTTCGGCAACGCCAAAACTGGCAAGAAGATACCACTCTCTTTAATGGCATTGAAACAGACCAAAATGCTACTCCAGCATTAGTGGATTTGGATCACGACGGTGATTTGGATTTGGTCTTGGGAGATTATGACGGCACTTTTAAATTTTTCCGGAATCTGATGTATTCCAATGCGGTCTTAAATCCTCCCTTGAATCCAACCGCAGAAATTAGTAATGAGATTATGGTTTTGTGGGATAATCCTACAACAGGCAGCACTTCTCCCTTTGAACATTATAATATCTATCTGGATGAAGTTCTTTGTGGCTCCACCAATGATAATTTCTGGACATTCTCCGGTTTGGAAACCAATGTAACTTATCAGGTAAGTATTACGGCACAATATATTGCGGGTGAATCAATGCCTGTTACTATGGAAGTGATCATCCTGGGAAATGAAGATCCTGTCCAGAGACCTTATACTTTAACCAATTTCCCCAATCCCTTTAATCCCAGCACGCAAATTCAATTTTCTCTGGCTAAAGCGGAAGATGTCTCTTTGACTATCCATAATATAAAAGGACAATTAGTTAAAACTTTGTATCAAGGAAAAACCGAATCTGGAACGCATACCCTTACCTGGAATGGAAATGATGAAAGCGGTAATCTTTGTGCCGGTGGGGTCTATTTCTATAAACTGCAAACTAAAGATAGTGTTTTAGTGAAGAAAATGGTGATGCTGAAATAA
- a CDS encoding urea transporter, giving the protein MNWSRFVRSVGSAFLAIPDSYATVLFSDSVCLGLMLLTITLLSPVVGLSGLFSLIVAILAVRILGFEHWESKSGITAFNSLLTGMMVGYYYPMQIISSAPINYLCFLLLVSLFTLLLYLFSSYLFHQLFRLPSMSLSFSIVAILLWYYFARKGYLSNYPFDKMLLFSPAPKLPEFWRLFFISLGSIFFTPEVTAGILVSLALLIITRIGFGLALLGWTLNFILMRMMGVQPGSGVFYSGFNAILIMYAVAGIYLLPSKSSILIGLLATGIGFLITVLFNVVYYHYNAFTGLYTPLLVPVFAFPFNIVVLLVIFSLRLRLKVDKPVMNDMGIFNPELALQTFQERYKRFSHLGIPQFAIPLNGLWTITQGNNGIYTHKLDWAYAWDFEMLNKAKRNYDNENNNLNDYFSYGKPVLASAAGYVVKISDGILDNPIGQVNTKDNWGNYVCLSHGYGLYSFYAHLKQSSIRIKVGDYVQKGDCIAQLGNSGRSAVPHLHFQVQLGIEPGSPTRLSHLINYKLVQEDKTYEFIGSGIPKEGDTISALVAEPHLQSILALQQHSEQQLQIKRGKKQSTEFWKVKLDLLGNFTIKSTKHTELGFSVYDGIYNSLSLKGNRKNALAAFALLISRLPYLEQNEIYLTDEPALSVIISPALRHIVLFFSPLFPLFAASVQSKIKTNSDFIEVESDITYRILGIRYKNRTGKVIIEKYKGLTSLELKKGNQTLLKAETI; this is encoded by the coding sequence ATGAACTGGTCACGCTTTGTCAGGTCTGTGGGGTCTGCGTTTTTAGCTATTCCGGATAGCTATGCCACGGTTTTGTTTTCAGATTCTGTATGTTTAGGTTTAATGTTGCTGACAATTACATTACTGTCTCCAGTTGTTGGATTATCGGGTTTATTTTCTTTAATTGTAGCAATTTTGGCAGTGCGCATTTTAGGATTTGAGCACTGGGAATCAAAGAGTGGAATAACTGCTTTCAATTCTCTTTTAACAGGTATGATGGTTGGGTATTATTATCCAATGCAGATTATCAGCAGTGCGCCCATAAACTATCTTTGTTTTCTGTTGTTGGTCTCTTTGTTTACACTTTTACTATACCTTTTTAGCAGTTATCTTTTCCATCAATTATTCCGTCTGCCTTCGATGAGTTTATCCTTTTCCATAGTAGCTATCTTACTATGGTATTACTTTGCCCGCAAAGGGTATTTATCCAATTATCCCTTTGATAAAATGCTGCTGTTTAGTCCGGCGCCTAAGTTACCTGAGTTTTGGCGTTTATTCTTTATTTCTTTGGGTTCTATATTTTTCACTCCGGAAGTTACGGCAGGCATTTTAGTTTCCTTAGCTTTACTAATTATTACGCGGATTGGATTTGGTTTAGCACTTTTGGGTTGGACGCTCAATTTCATATTAATGCGTATGATGGGAGTGCAACCAGGGAGTGGAGTTTTTTATTCAGGTTTTAATGCTATTTTAATTATGTATGCCGTTGCGGGAATATATCTTTTGCCAAGTAAAAGCTCTATTTTAATTGGGTTATTGGCAACTGGAATTGGTTTTTTGATTACTGTGCTGTTCAATGTTGTATATTATCATTACAATGCTTTTACGGGTTTATATACTCCTTTGTTAGTTCCAGTTTTTGCTTTTCCGTTCAATATAGTTGTTTTACTGGTAATTTTCAGTTTGCGATTGCGTTTGAAAGTTGATAAACCAGTTATGAATGATATGGGTATTTTCAATCCCGAATTGGCTTTGCAGACCTTTCAGGAACGCTATAAAAGGTTCAGTCATTTAGGCATCCCCCAATTTGCCATCCCCTTGAATGGTTTGTGGACTATCACTCAAGGCAATAATGGTATTTATACTCATAAATTGGATTGGGCTTATGCTTGGGATTTTGAGATGTTGAATAAGGCAAAAAGAAACTACGATAATGAAAATAATAATCTGAATGACTATTTTTCTTATGGGAAACCTGTTTTAGCATCGGCAGCAGGTTATGTAGTAAAAATTTCTGATGGGATTCTGGATAATCCTATTGGTCAGGTTAATACAAAAGATAATTGGGGCAATTATGTCTGCCTTTCTCACGGTTACGGACTTTACTCTTTTTATGCTCATCTTAAACAGAGTAGCATCAGAATTAAAGTTGGGGACTATGTTCAAAAAGGCGATTGCATAGCTCAATTAGGAAATTCAGGACGCTCAGCCGTTCCCCATTTGCATTTTCAAGTTCAATTGGGAATTGAACCCGGTAGCCCTACCCGCCTTTCACATCTTATTAACTACAAACTTGTTCAGGAAGATAAGACCTATGAATTCATCGGTAGCGGCATACCCAAAGAGGGAGACACTATTTCTGCCTTAGTAGCAGAACCACATTTACAAAGCATTTTAGCTTTACAACAGCATAGCGAGCAGCAATTACAAATAAAGCGGGGCAAAAAACAAAGCACTGAATTTTGGAAAGTGAAGCTTGATCTTTTAGGTAATTTTACCATTAAATCTACAAAACATACTGAACTGGGTTTTAGCGTTTATGATGGAATATACAATTCGCTTTCTTTAAAAGGGAATCGTAAAAATGCTCTTGCCGCTTTTGCTTTGCTAATTTCTCGCTTGCCATACCTTGAACAGAATGAAATTTATTTAACTGATGAACCGGCTCTTTCAGTTATTATTAGTCCTGCGTTACGGCATATAGTCCTGTTTTTCAGTCCTTTATTTCCTCTTTTTGCCGCTTCAGTGCAAAGTAAAATAAAGACCAATTCCGATTTTATTGAAGTTGAGAGCGATATCACTTACCGCATTTTAGGCATCCGATACAAAAACAGAACAGGAAAAGTAATCATTGAAAAATACAAGGGATTAACATCCTTAGAGCTGAAAAAGGGAAATCAGACCTTATTGAAAGCCGAAACAATTTAA
- a CDS encoding tetratricopeptide repeat protein, giving the protein MKQFILSCLLILAAGFLLGQGKASITDSYNAETARNYTRALQIMEDLNATEPNDSFYNLRIAWLQYLLGRYNDSLKNYQKSNNLFPSLDAQTGILNCQLALGFWNDAHNQAEQILKKYPQNMLVLGKAAYATYMLQDYQATANYYQRIIDIFPWDMESRGYLVNNLYLAKDIENARKHYQILKKYAPDSAMAKEYSNIFK; this is encoded by the coding sequence ATGAAACAATTTATTCTCTCCTGTCTCCTTATCTTGGCGGCAGGATTTCTTCTGGGGCAGGGTAAAGCATCCATAACCGATTCTTATAATGCTGAGACCGCCAGAAATTACACTCGGGCTCTTCAAATTATGGAAGACCTAAATGCCACCGAGCCCAATGACAGCTTTTACAATTTACGCATTGCTTGGTTGCAATATCTACTTGGTCGCTACAATGATTCACTGAAAAATTATCAAAAATCTAACAATCTCTTTCCTTCTCTGGATGCGCAAACTGGCATTCTGAACTGTCAATTGGCTTTGGGTTTTTGGAACGATGCTCATAACCAAGCAGAACAGATTTTAAAAAAATATCCGCAAAATATGTTAGTGCTTGGCAAAGCTGCTTATGCCACCTATATGCTTCAGGACTATCAAGCCACTGCTAATTATTATCAACGCATTATTGATATTTTTCCTTGGGATATGGAGTCCCGTGGCTATCTGGTCAATAATTTATACCTTGCCAAGGATATAGAAAATGCCCGTAAGCATTATCAGATATTAAAAAAGTATGCACCCGATTCTGCTATGGCAAAGGAATATTCCAATATTTTTAAATAG
- a CDS encoding tetratricopeptide repeat protein, producing MRYTWLLFLLLPCWLFAEDIVTPTFNLIHTAYNNMLTGNYEIAEKQYQQAAILSPQESSAWEGLLWSLNAQGKFRKALKTFSDAKTKLLEPEKLYNYYAYALSMQNRFPEARFYYKQALENMPANPLANEVSCEGLAYAYLALDNFPKAQTYFSRAAFLSHRPIPAFKPSFNSTVYYKVPGKNKTAYGLTQSAQYKSAKLKLNYEYFQLDNAYFRDLFRADFTYQFTPLEAGINGSHLSGKDERVYPAWQLGAKLCPKLYPGTIALHPELFVSFSHYPRFNVQQLSFQPQVYWRDFSFAYALHSVFMDNEPSSADSVHFAQQFSLSHFLPGNFKLGLYCGFGNDTWMIDNSGVITDTFNQNGSHYGISLGKELFQHYYLYGYYQNWESEDRIFFSLAGIY from the coding sequence ATGCGTTACACTTGGCTATTGTTCCTGCTTCTTCCCTGCTGGCTTTTTGCAGAAGACATTGTTACGCCGACTTTTAACCTTATTCACACTGCCTATAATAATATGCTTACCGGAAACTATGAAATAGCCGAAAAACAATATCAACAGGCAGCCATTTTATCTCCCCAAGAAAGTAGCGCTTGGGAAGGTTTACTTTGGTCTTTAAATGCCCAAGGCAAATTTCGCAAAGCCCTGAAAACATTTTCTGATGCAAAAACTAAACTGTTAGAGCCAGAGAAACTTTATAATTATTATGCCTATGCTCTTTCTATGCAAAACCGTTTTCCCGAAGCCAGGTTTTATTATAAACAGGCATTGGAAAATATGCCTGCCAACCCGTTGGCAAATGAAGTTTCGTGTGAAGGTTTAGCTTACGCTTATCTTGCTTTGGATAATTTTCCGAAAGCCCAGACATATTTTTCCCGGGCAGCTTTCCTTAGCCACAGACCTATTCCTGCTTTTAAGCCCTCTTTTAATAGCACTGTCTATTATAAAGTTCCGGGGAAAAACAAAACTGCCTATGGTTTAACGCAGTCAGCCCAATATAAATCCGCTAAGTTAAAGCTTAATTATGAATATTTTCAATTGGATAATGCCTATTTCCGAGACCTCTTTAGAGCAGATTTTACTTACCAATTTACTCCTTTGGAAGCAGGAATAAATGGTAGCCATCTTTCCGGAAAAGATGAGCGCGTCTATCCTGCCTGGCAATTAGGAGCAAAATTATGTCCAAAATTGTACCCGGGGACAATTGCTCTGCATCCGGAACTTTTTGTTTCTTTCAGTCATTACCCTCGTTTTAATGTTCAGCAGCTTAGTTTCCAGCCCCAAGTTTACTGGCGTGATTTTTCTTTTGCCTATGCTTTGCACAGTGTGTTTATGGATAATGAACCTTCCTCCGCGGATAGTGTTCATTTTGCTCAACAGTTTTCTCTCTCCCATTTTTTGCCCGGCAATTTTAAGCTGGGTTTATATTGTGGTTTTGGAAATGATACTTGGATGATAGATAATTCCGGAGTAATTACCGACACTTTCAATCAAAACGGTTCCCATTATGGCATTTCCTTAGGCAAGGAACTTTTCCAGCATTACTATTTATATGGCTATTATCAAAATTGGGAGAGCGAGGACCGTATCTTTTTTTCGCTTGCAGGTATTTATTAA
- a CDS encoding alanine racemase encodes MKKNYTAPYIERNSAGNLNKYAHTTVVRHQDNIDGVPVKNLVEKYGTPLFVFSEKQIRHSYRRLLETIRIHYPKVEIVWSYKTNYLAAICNIFHQEGAAAEVVGRMEYEKARKNGIPGNKIYFNGPSKRKQDLQTAIQEGAFIHIDHLEELYLIEKLAEELALTPKVAIRVNMDTGISPMWTRFGFNYENGEAYRTVQRLVSGGKIHLAGLHTHIGTFILDPNAYYWAATKLLTFAQTIKDNFGIVLDYIDMGGGFASSNTLIDQYTPGELASPSFEQYAEAIGTAFNASVYVKEHQPRLILETGRVLIDDAGYLIASVLGKKNLPTGERAVILDAGVNINITAWWYKQRVLPTKPFPGTYQNTVFYGPLCMNIDMIRSAMPFPDLYYGDTVIISPVGAYNVTQWMQFIEYRPNVCLINETGEVDVIRFREDLSDITAREFIPDHLRQI; translated from the coding sequence ATGAAAAAAAACTATACTGCTCCATACATTGAACGCAATAGCGCTGGAAATCTTAATAAATATGCCCATACCACTGTTGTTCGACATCAGGATAATATTGATGGTGTGCCTGTAAAGAACTTAGTGGAAAAATATGGAACCCCATTATTTGTCTTTTCCGAAAAACAAATTAGACATTCCTACCGCCGGTTACTGGAAACAATCCGTATTCATTATCCCAAAGTAGAAATTGTTTGGAGCTATAAAACTAATTATTTGGCTGCTATTTGTAATATATTTCATCAAGAAGGAGCAGCAGCAGAAGTTGTTGGCAGAATGGAATATGAAAAAGCTCGTAAAAACGGCATTCCCGGCAATAAAATTTACTTCAACGGTCCTTCCAAACGCAAGCAGGACCTCCAAACAGCCATTCAGGAAGGTGCTTTTATTCATATTGACCATTTGGAGGAGCTTTATTTAATAGAAAAACTGGCTGAAGAACTTGCTCTCACTCCTAAAGTTGCTATTCGCGTAAATATGGATACCGGGATCAGTCCGATGTGGACGCGTTTCGGTTTTAATTATGAAAATGGTGAAGCGTATAGAACCGTCCAGCGTCTGGTTTCGGGAGGAAAAATTCACTTAGCGGGTTTGCATACTCATATTGGCACTTTTATTTTAGATCCTAATGCCTATTATTGGGCTGCCACTAAACTCTTAACTTTCGCTCAAACCATTAAGGATAATTTTGGTATCGTATTAGATTATATAGATATGGGCGGTGGTTTTGCTTCTTCTAATACTTTAATTGATCAATACACTCCGGGAGAATTGGCTTCACCCTCTTTTGAACAATATGCAGAGGCAATTGGAACTGCTTTTAATGCTTCCGTTTATGTAAAAGAACATCAGCCGCGTTTAATATTGGAGACCGGACGAGTATTAATAGATGACGCCGGTTATCTTATTGCCAGCGTGCTGGGGAAAAAGAATCTTCCCACTGGCGAGCGGGCTGTAATTTTAGATGCAGGAGTGAATATAAACATTACTGCCTGGTGGTATAAACAACGCGTATTGCCTACCAAGCCCTTTCCGGGAACATATCAAAACACCGTATTTTATGGTCCCCTGTGTATGAACATTGATATGATTCGCAGTGCGATGCCTTTTCCTGATCTTTATTATGGCGACACAGTTATTATTTCTCCTGTTGGTGCTTATAATGTAACTCAATGGATGCAATTTATAGAATATCGTCCTAATGTCTGCTTAATAAACGAAACTGGTGAAGTAGATGTTATTCGTTTCCGGGAAGATCTTTCGGACATAACTGCGCGAGAATTTATTCCGGATCATTTACGGCAGATATGA
- a CDS encoding PqqD family protein: MNTEQLMTLAVNKNGFVFDPENGISYTVNETGLFILQKLQSGVTKEEIINCLTEEYEVNPKNAESDLDHFMAMLKALSLIED; this comes from the coding sequence ATGAATACGGAACAATTAATGACTTTAGCCGTGAATAAAAACGGCTTTGTTTTTGACCCCGAGAATGGGATAAGCTACACTGTAAACGAAACAGGCCTTTTTATCTTACAGAAATTACAATCGGGAGTTACTAAAGAAGAGATTATCAACTGTTTAACCGAAGAGTATGAAGTAAACCCCAAAAATGCTGAAAGTGATTTAGATCATTTTATGGCAATGCTGAAGGCCTTGAGTTTGATTGAGGATTAA
- a CDS encoding YifB family Mg chelatase-like AAA ATPase gives MVGIAISYTTLGIDAFQISVEADIGAGFNPMNIVGMASNAVKESKDRVLAAIKNAGYQISSSHYTVNLAPADLKKDSAALDLPIALAILQCNKIFHLPEYAKIAMIGELSLDGFVRPVAGVLPIALAAKKDGIDTLIVPLENAEEAAIIEGITVIPVTSLRECVSWLCNEVNIQAAKVDRDKIFQVLNDFPVDMSDVKGQFQVKRALEVAAAGGHNVLMIGPPGSGKTMLARRVPTILPELNLEEALEATKIHSVAGYSKNFRNGILTTRPFRSPHHTISDVALIGGGAFPKPGEVSLSHRGVLFLDELPEFKRVVLEVLRQPLEDGVVTISRAASSLTFPAEFMLIASMNPCPCGYFGANIPNHQCTCEWGSILRYRSRVSGPLLDRIDIHVEVPTVSYADLASLPTGDKSVDIRARVNKARAIQQERFKGLGIFNNSQMNSRQLRKYCILNEESNALLQNAIDKMGYSARVFDRILKVSRTIADLEGRQDILPEDISEAIQYRTLDRKYWS, from the coding sequence ATGGTTGGAATTGCAATTTCCTATACTACCCTCGGAATAGATGCCTTTCAGATATCGGTGGAAGCGGATATTGGAGCTGGTTTTAATCCTATGAACATTGTCGGAATGGCTTCCAATGCAGTTAAAGAAAGCAAAGATAGAGTTTTAGCTGCAATTAAAAATGCTGGTTATCAAATCAGTTCTTCACACTATACTGTCAATCTTGCTCCCGCGGATTTGAAGAAAGACAGTGCCGCTTTAGATTTGCCAATTGCTTTGGCTATTTTGCAGTGTAACAAGATTTTCCATTTACCTGAATACGCCAAAATCGCGATGATAGGTGAACTCTCTTTGGATGGTTTTGTGCGTCCGGTGGCAGGTGTTTTGCCAATTGCTTTGGCTGCCAAAAAAGATGGGATTGATACTCTGATCGTGCCTTTGGAAAATGCCGAAGAGGCAGCCATCATAGAAGGAATTACAGTGATTCCTGTAACTTCTTTAAGAGAGTGTGTCAGCTGGCTGTGCAACGAAGTAAATATACAAGCCGCCAAAGTTGATCGAGACAAGATATTTCAGGTGCTGAACGATTTTCCCGTAGATATGAGCGATGTAAAAGGTCAGTTTCAAGTAAAAAGAGCTTTGGAAGTTGCCGCTGCCGGAGGTCATAATGTTTTGATGATTGGTCCTCCGGGAAGTGGCAAAACAATGTTGGCGCGCCGAGTTCCGACAATTTTACCGGAATTGAATCTGGAAGAAGCATTGGAAGCAACTAAAATTCATTCCGTAGCCGGTTATTCCAAAAATTTTAGAAATGGCATTTTAACTACCAGACCTTTTCGCTCTCCGCATCATACAATTAGTGATGTCGCTTTAATTGGAGGAGGCGCTTTTCCCAAACCGGGAGAGGTCTCTCTTTCGCATAGAGGAGTTCTGTTTTTGGATGAGCTTCCGGAATTTAAACGCGTGGTTTTGGAGGTCTTGAGGCAACCGCTTGAAGATGGTGTAGTTACAATTTCCCGCGCGGCATCCAGTTTAACTTTCCCAGCTGAATTTATGCTGATTGCCAGTATGAATCCCTGTCCGTGTGGATATTTCGGTGCCAATATTCCCAATCATCAATGCACTTGTGAATGGGGTTCCATTTTGCGTTATCGGAGTAGGGTTTCCGGTCCGCTTTTAGATAGAATTGATATCCATGTGGAAGTTCCCACCGTTAGCTATGCGGATTTGGCTTCTTTACCCACAGGTGATAAATCAGTTGATATCAGAGCCAGAGTAAATAAAGCCAGAGCAATTCAGCAAGAGCGTTTTAAGGGCTTGGGAATTTTTAATAACAGCCAGATGAATTCCCGTCAATTACGCAAATATTGTATTCTAAACGAGGAAAGCAATGCTTTATTACAAAATGCCATCGATAAAATGGGTTATTCGGCAAGGGTCTTTGATAGAATTCTAAAGGTCTCCAGAACAATAGCAGATCTGGAAGGACGCCAAGATATCCTTCCCGAAGATATTAGTGAGGCAATTCAATACCGCACCCTGGATAGAAAATATTGGAGCTGA